In Bradyrhizobium symbiodeficiens, the genomic stretch GCGCGGTGACACGCGCCGCCGCAACGCCGAAGGACTCCGCGAGCTTGACGAAGTCGGGATTGACGAGGTCGGAGGCGACCACGCGGCCGTCGAAGCGTTCGCGCTGATCGCGGCGGACATTGCCGTAGGCGTTGTTGTTGAACACCAGCGTCACCACGCCGATGTTGAACTGCACGGCGGTTGATAGCTCCTGCACGCCGAACATGAAGCCGCCATCGCCGGTGATCGCGACCACCGGCTTGTCGGGATTGGCGACCTTGGCCCCGAGCGCGGTCGGGAAGCCCGAGCCGAGCGTGCCCTGATAGCCCGAGGTGATGAAGGTGCGCGGCTGGTAGACCGGAAAGCCGTACCAGGAGGCGAAGCCGAATTGCGACAGTTCATCGGTCACGATCGCATTCGCCGGCAGCACCTCGCGCAGGATGTCGAGATAGGCCATCTGCGGCTGGATGCGCTGGATCTCGGCTTGCGCGGTCGCGGTGGCCTGGCGGATGTCCTCCCGCCGGCCCCGGGTCCGCGCATAGCCGGCCTTCTTCACGGCCGCGACGAGATCGGCCGTTCCGGCCTGGGCATCGGCGACGATGGCGGTGTCAACGACCACCCGGCGCATCTCGACCGGATCGATGTCGATGCGAATGGATTTCAATCCGCTCGGTTGATAGGGCCAGCGGAAGCCCGATGCCGGCAGCTCCGCGCGCGTACCGATGGCGATCATCAGATCGGTTGTCGGCCACAGCTTGTAGGCGGCCGCCATGGTCAGCCCGAGCTCGTGCGCATTGGAGACGATGCCGCGGCCGCTGCGGAAGGCGACCACGGGCGCATCGATCATCTCGGCGAGCTCGAGGATCTCCTCGCCGGCCTCGATCGCGCCGCTGCCGACGAAGATCATCGGTGCCTTGCTCGCCTTGATCAGCGCCGCCGCCTGCTTCACGAGATCGGGATCGGGCTGCGGGGCGGGCAGCGGCTCCAGCACCTGCGCTGCGGCCGTGTCCGCGCGCTGGGTGAAGACGTCCCAGGGCATCTCGACCGAGGCGGGGCCGCGCCGTCCCGACATCATCTCCTGGAAGGCGCGCGCCACGGTGGTCGGTGCATTGCCGGGATATTCGATCCGGTCGGCCCATTTCACATAGGTGCGCAGGGTCGCAAGCTGGTCCGGCATCTCGTGCAGATGGCCGCGGCCCTTGCCGAGGAATTGCGTCGGTACCTGCCCGGTGACGCACAGCACCGGCTCGTTGCAGCCGAACGCGGTGAGCAGTGCGGCGCTGGCATTGAGCACGCCGGGGCCGGGCACCACGCTGAACACGCCGGGCCTGCCGCTGGAGCGCGCATAGCCGAACGCCATGTAACCGCAGGCCTGTTCGTGCCGGGCGCCGATCACCTTGAGCTGGGCCTGGTGGAAGGCGTCGAACAAGCCGTAGACCTGCGCGCCGGGCAGACCGAACACGGTGTCGACGCCGTGGGCGACAAGCCCGCTTACGATCGCTTCGCCGCCGGTGAGGGTCGTCATTGCACTATTCCACTTCGATGGTTGTTCAGGCTTCGTCGACGACGCCGTTGCGCAGCGTGCCGATGCCTTCGGCCGCGACCTCGACGACGTCGCCGGGCTTCAGGTACCGCGGCGGATCGAACCGGGCACCGGCGCCGGTCGGCGTGCCCGTGACGATGATATCGCCGGGGACGAGCGTTGCGAAGGTGGAGATATAGTTGATGAGGGTGCGGAACGGAAACATCAGCCGGCTGGTGCGGTCGTCCTGCCTGAGCTCGCCGTTGACTTGCGTGGTCAGCCTGATGTCCGCGATCTGAGATTCCCTGACGTAAGGTACCAGCCAGGGGCCGAGGCTGCCGCTGGAATCAAAATTCTTACCCTGGGTGACGTTGAACTTGGCGTGGCGCAGCCAGTCGCGCACCGAGCCTTCGTTGCAGAGCGTGAGCGCGGCGATGTGGTCGAGCGCGCTGCTTTCGGGGATGTGCCGGCCCGCCTTGCCGATCACCAGCACGATCTCGCCTTCATAGTCGAGCTGCGCGGAGGCGCGCGGGCGCACCAGCGGCGTGTCGTGGCCGACGAAGGAGCGGGGCGAGCGCATGAACATGCTCGGGTATTTCGGCGCGTCCTGACCGTCCTTATACTCGGCGTTACGATCAGGGTAGTTGACGCCGATGCAGATGATCTTCTCGGGCGCGGGCACCGGCGGCAGCCAGGTGATGTCGTCGAACGCGTGGTCCGGTGTGCGACCGGCGGCTTCCTCGGCAAGGCTCACGAGCTTGCCGGCCGCGATCACATCGCGCAGCGTCGGATAGTCCTTGGAGTAACGTGTGGAGAGGTCGACGATGCCGCCCTCCAGGACGGCACCGAAGCCGACATCACCCTTTATGGAATAGGTGGCGAGGCGCGGAAGCTTCATGGCTCAATCCGCCACCAGCACGTCGGCCACGAATTTCGGCTCGCGCACGGTCTGCCCTGAGAACGGCGAGCCCTGCTCGAACCAGGAGCGCGGCGCGGGTGCGCCCCACAGCGTCTGGCGCCGCGGATCGCGCAGCGACCAGCGCAGCGGCTCATGGTCGTGATCGCCAGTGAAGTAATCGCTGGTGTAGAGCTCGAGGCGGTGTCCATCAGGGTCGCGCACATAGAGGAAAAACGCATTCGAGATGCCGTGGCGTCCCGGGCCGCGCTCGATGTTCTTCACGAAGCCCTGGGACGCCATGACGTCGCAGAGATGGATGATGTTCATCGCCGTCGGCGTCCAATAGGCGAAATGGTGCAGGCGAGGGCCCTTGCCGTTGGTGATGGCGAAGTCGTGGACATTGCCCTTGCGATGCATCCAGGCGGCCGCGATGCGCCCGTTCGGTCCATCTTCCTCGGCGTATTCGGTGAGGCGGAAGCCGAGCCGCGCGTAGAACTCGACCGTGTCCTGCACCTCGGCGGCGAAGACATTGAAATGATCGAGCCGCTGCGGGTGGCAGCCCCTGTAGAGATCATAGCGGCGCAAGAGATGCGGTCGACGGTCCATCGACGCATAGAGCTCGATCTGGAAGCCGAAGGGATCGGTGAACTGCAGGGTACGGCCCTGGAACGGCTGATCGACGAAGGCGTATCCGAGGCCGTTCTCGGACAGGAAGGCGGCAGCCTTGTCGAGATCTCCGTCGTTGCCGACCTTGAAGCCGAGCCGCGCGCAAGCGGGCACCGCGGCTTTCCGCAGCACCAGCGAGTGATGCTGATGCTCCTCGGCGGCACGCAGGTAGACGACGTTGTCGTCGGCGTCCTCGACATGCAGGCCGACGGTGGTCTCGTAGAACTCCCGGCTCAGCTTCAGATCGGTCACGTCGAGCACGACGTGACTGGAGCGGATGATGTTGAACGGCGGCTCGAAGACGTGTTGCGGTATGGGCATTGCGTTTCCCCTCTCGGTCCCTGTCATTCCGGGGCGCGCGAAGCGCGAGCCCGGAATCCATTCCTCGACGAACTCTGCTGCGCGATGGATTCCGGGTTCGATGCTACGCATCGCCCCGGAAAGACGATCAGATTCCCAGTTTCTGAATCTTGTGCGTGCCCCGCGCCAGCGAGACGTGCTTGGTTTCCATGTAGAAGTCGAACGAGTAATCGCCGCCGTCGCGGCCGATGCCGGAGGCCTTCATGCCGCCGAACGGCGTCGGCAGATGGCGCACGTTTTCCGAGTTGAGCCAGATCATGCCGGCTTCGAGCGCGTCGGCGACGCGCAGCGCACGGCCGACGTCGTTGGTCCAGACATAGCCGGTCAGGCCATAGCGGATGTCGTTGGCGATCTCGATGGCTTCAGCTTCGTCCCTGAAGGGCAGCACGGTGAGAAACGGGCCGAACACCTCCTCCTGGGCAACCCGCATCTTGCCGTGCGCGCCGGTGACCAGGGTGGGCTCGACATAATGTCCGCCGCCCGGGCCGTCATGGGCCTTGCCACCAACGGCGATCACGGCGCCGTCCTGGCGCGCGACGTCGAAATAGGAGCAGACCTTTGCCAGATGGCGTTCGTGGATCAGCGGTCCGATCTCGGTGGCGGGATCGAGGGGATGGCCGACCTTCAGCGCCTTCACGCGCGCGGTGAGCTTCTCCGTGAACTTGTCCGCGATGCCGGCGTGAACCAGGAGGCGGCTCGATGACGTGCAGCGCTCGCCGTTGAGCGAGTAGATCATGAACACGACGGCATCGAGCGCGCGGTCGAGATCGGCGTCGTCGAACACGATCACAGGATTCTTGCCGCCGAGCTCGAAATGCACGCGCTTCAGCGTCGGCGCGCCCTGCACCATGATCGCCGAGCCCGTCGCGCTCTCGCCGACGAAGCCGATCGCCTTGATGGCGGGATGCTCGGTCAGCGCCTTGCCGGCCTCTTCGCCGAAGCCGTGGACGGTGTTGAGCACGCCGTCGGGAACGCCGGCCTGCTTGACGAGCTTTCCGAGCATGTCCGCGGTGACCGGCGACCACTCCGCCGGCTTGTGCACGACCGTGCACCCCGCAGCGAGGGCAGGGGCGATCTTCCAGGTCGAGAGCATGAACGGCGTGTTCCACGGCGTGATCACGCCGACCGGGCCGATCGGCACGCGCGTCGAGATGTTCCAGTGCTCGTCGCTCGGCGTGTTGAGGCCGTCGCGCGCCTCCGCGCATTTGTCGGCAAAGAAGCGGAAATTCTCGGCGGCGCGGATCGCGGCCTTGGCCATGAAGCGATAGGCCTGGCCGGTGTCGATGCATTCGAGCACCGCGATGTCCTCGGCATTGTCCTCGATCGCGTCGGCGACGCGGTGCAGCAGCTTCTTCCGCATCGCCGGGCCCATGTCGCGCCAGGACTTGAAGGCGAGCGCCGCGGCCGTTGCGGCGCGGTCGATGTCCTCGGCAGTGCCGCGCGCGACGCTCGCGAGCGTCGTGCCGTCGACCGGCGACTTCGTTTCAAAGGTCTCGCCGGAGATCGAGGCAACGGTCTTGCCGTCGATCATGTGGCTGATGCCCTCAGTGCGCAGCTTCTCCAGCAGCGGTGCGACGCGGTCGCGGTTGGCCTGGAACACATCGGCTTTGGGGCTGGTCTTATCCATGGGCGGTTTCCACTTTCAGGGCGTCGTGGATGTTGTTGCGCTTCCAGCTGGTGTCCTTGTCGTTGATCTGCATGTCGAACGACAAAGCGAATTTGCTGGCGGCGAAGACGGGATCGAGATGGCGGGAGAGTGCCTGGAAGACGTGCTCGCCGGCCTGCTGGCGCGTCTTGAGGTCGCGGCCCTCGCCGATGCGCAGCACCATGTCGAGAAACCCATAGTCGTTTCGCGCGTCGGCGATCGCATAGTGCTCGCACCTGATGGCGCGGACGCGGATGCCGCCGAGCGGGAAGATGCCGGTCTCGACTGCCGCCTTGCGCACGACTTCGCAGACCAGCTTCATATCGAGACGTCCGTCGAGATTGGCGGAATATTCGATGGTGAAATGCGGCATCGCGGTTTCACTCCCTGTGTCGTCTTGTTGCTTTACGCGAAGTAGCAGCTCACCGAGCCGTAGGCGCCATAATCGGCTTGAATTGTGTCGCCCTTGCGGGTCTCGATCGGACGGATGAAGGAGCCGGCAAGCACGACCTGTCCGGGCTCCAGCGCAAGGCCGAGCGGCGCGATCTTGTTGGCGAGCCAGGCCACGGCGGTCGCCGGGTGATTGAGCACGCCGGCGGCAAGGCCGGTC encodes the following:
- a CDS encoding 5-carboxymethyl-2-hydroxymuconate Delta-isomerase is translated as MPHFTIEYSANLDGRLDMKLVCEVVRKAAVETGIFPLGGIRVRAIRCEHYAIADARNDYGFLDMVLRIGEGRDLKTRQQAGEHVFQALSRHLDPVFAASKFALSFDMQINDKDTSWKRNNIHDALKVETAHG
- the hpaE gene encoding 5-carboxymethyl-2-hydroxymuconate semialdehyde dehydrogenase, encoding MDKTSPKADVFQANRDRVAPLLEKLRTEGISHMIDGKTVASISGETFETKSPVDGTTLASVARGTAEDIDRAATAAALAFKSWRDMGPAMRKKLLHRVADAIEDNAEDIAVLECIDTGQAYRFMAKAAIRAAENFRFFADKCAEARDGLNTPSDEHWNISTRVPIGPVGVITPWNTPFMLSTWKIAPALAAGCTVVHKPAEWSPVTADMLGKLVKQAGVPDGVLNTVHGFGEEAGKALTEHPAIKAIGFVGESATGSAIMVQGAPTLKRVHFELGGKNPVIVFDDADLDRALDAVVFMIYSLNGERCTSSSRLLVHAGIADKFTEKLTARVKALKVGHPLDPATEIGPLIHERHLAKVCSYFDVARQDGAVIAVGGKAHDGPGGGHYVEPTLVTGAHGKMRVAQEEVFGPFLTVLPFRDEAEAIEIANDIRYGLTGYVWTNDVGRALRVADALEAGMIWLNSENVRHLPTPFGGMKASGIGRDGGDYSFDFYMETKHVSLARGTHKIQKLGI
- a CDS encoding fumarylacetoacetate hydrolase family protein, producing the protein MKLPRLATYSIKGDVGFGAVLEGGIVDLSTRYSKDYPTLRDVIAAGKLVSLAEEAAGRTPDHAFDDITWLPPVPAPEKIICIGVNYPDRNAEYKDGQDAPKYPSMFMRSPRSFVGHDTPLVRPRASAQLDYEGEIVLVIGKAGRHIPESSALDHIAALTLCNEGSVRDWLRHAKFNVTQGKNFDSSGSLGPWLVPYVRESQIADIRLTTQVNGELRQDDRTSRLMFPFRTLINYISTFATLVPGDIIVTGTPTGAGARFDPPRYLKPGDVVEVAAEGIGTLRNGVVDEA
- the hpaD gene encoding 3,4-dihydroxyphenylacetate 2,3-dioxygenase; translated protein: MPIPQHVFEPPFNIIRSSHVVLDVTDLKLSREFYETTVGLHVEDADDNVVYLRAAEEHQHHSLVLRKAAVPACARLGFKVGNDGDLDKAAAFLSENGLGYAFVDQPFQGRTLQFTDPFGFQIELYASMDRRPHLLRRYDLYRGCHPQRLDHFNVFAAEVQDTVEFYARLGFRLTEYAEEDGPNGRIAAAWMHRKGNVHDFAITNGKGPRLHHFAYWTPTAMNIIHLCDVMASQGFVKNIERGPGRHGISNAFFLYVRDPDGHRLELYTSDYFTGDHDHEPLRWSLRDPRRQTLWGAPAPRSWFEQGSPFSGQTVREPKFVADVLVAD
- a CDS encoding thiamine pyrophosphate-dependent enzyme; this encodes MTTLTGGEAIVSGLVAHGVDTVFGLPGAQVYGLFDAFHQAQLKVIGARHEQACGYMAFGYARSSGRPGVFSVVPGPGVLNASAALLTAFGCNEPVLCVTGQVPTQFLGKGRGHLHEMPDQLATLRTYVKWADRIEYPGNAPTTVARAFQEMMSGRRGPASVEMPWDVFTQRADTAAAQVLEPLPAPQPDPDLVKQAAALIKASKAPMIFVGSGAIEAGEEILELAEMIDAPVVAFRSGRGIVSNAHELGLTMAAAYKLWPTTDLMIAIGTRAELPASGFRWPYQPSGLKSIRIDIDPVEMRRVVVDTAIVADAQAGTADLVAAVKKAGYARTRGRREDIRQATATAQAEIQRIQPQMAYLDILREVLPANAIVTDELSQFGFASWYGFPVYQPRTFITSGYQGTLGSGFPTALGAKVANPDKPVVAITGDGGFMFGVQELSTAVQFNIGVVTLVFNNNAYGNVRRDQRERFDGRVVASDLVNPDFVKLAESFGVAAARVTAPDQFKAAMEKALSHSGPYLISVEVARDSEVSPWAFIHPPKP